The nucleotide window CCTCGACGGCGATGCGAAGGTCAAAGGACAAGGCGTCAACCCGAGTGCAAAGACCTCCTTCGACAACGTGTTCACGATCACCAACAAGGGCGGTCAGTCGGTCGATATCCGGATCGAGGACAGTTCCGACGCCGTGACCTTCTACAAAAACGGCGATCCGACCAGCTCCATCGAATCGGCGGGCAGCTCCCTCGGCGTCGGCAGTTCGGTGAAGGTCGGCATCATGGTCGACACCACTTCCGGCGTCTCTCAAGGGAACCTCATCGAGGCCATCACCGTCCACGCCAAAGCTCCCAATTCCGGACAGGCCCCCGGCGCTGACGGCAAACCACAGGATCCGAGCTAATTCGGCGATCGATCGTCAGCTCGATGTCGAGAACGTCCCCGTCCACGACCGAACGCCCGCGGATCGAGCCACTGCTCCGTGCTGGAGGTCGAGCGTGAGAGCTGCTCGCAAGCTTGGCACTGTAGTGCTGGCACTGGCGGTGGTGCTCGCCGCCGTCTACGCGACGGGCGCGTTCACCTCCACGTCCGCCGAGCGATCGGCGGACGTGACCGTCGCTGGCGACGCCTCCGCGTTCCTCGCATTCGAAACGTCCGAGGGACCCAACGGGCAGTTCGCCTCCTACGGATCCGACGGTGCGCTGCAGGTTCGAATGGGCGAAGGCAGCCGCGGCGTCAATCCCGGCAGTCGAACCGCCTTCCAGAACGTCTTCACGACCTTGAACAAAGGGGCACAGCCCGTGAGCGTCTGGTTCGACGGTGGCAGCAAGGCCGTGACCTTCGTCGGACCCGATGGCAATCCCATCGAAAGCGAGAGTCGGGCGGTCACGCTTCGGCCTGGCGGGCAGTCACTGCACGTCGGACTGGTCATCGACTCCCGCGGTGTCGAGCCCGGCAAGAACCTGCTTCAGTCGGTCGAAGTTCGCACTGCTACCGGCGAGAAGTCGCAAGCCAACTCCATCGAGAACGTGAACAGCGATACCGGCAATGGTGGAG belongs to Halococcus qingdaonensis and includes:
- a CDS encoding DUF1102 domain-containing protein; this encodes MRLPQGKLLALIVLVVAASMVMATGAFSSVTADRSTDVEVVGDQEAFLALEQGSGPNGQKYATTNNGRLAVNLDGDAKVKGQGVNPSAKTSFDNVFTITNKGGQSVDIRIEDSSDAVTFYKNGDPTSSIESAGSSLGVGSSVKVGIMVDTTSGVSQGNLIEAITVHAKAPNSGQAPGADGKPQDPS